Proteins encoded in a region of the Oscillospiraceae bacterium MB24-C1 genome:
- a CDS encoding sporulation transcriptional regulator SpoIIID, whose translation MKGLPEERAILLAQYIIENNATVRQAAKAFDISKSTVHKDVSERIKLLSPSLHEQCRHVLEVNKSQRHIRGGLATREKYAKMRTK comes from the coding sequence GTGAAAGGCTTGCCGGAGGAGCGCGCCATACTGCTCGCTCAATATATCATCGAAAACAACGCAACGGTGCGCCAGGCGGCAAAGGCGTTTGATATTTCAAAGTCCACCGTACATAAGGACGTCAGCGAACGCATCAAACTGCTGTCGCCGTCGCTGCATGAGCAGTGCAGGCATGTGCTTGAGGTGAATAAGTCGCAGCGGCATATTCGCGGAGGGCTGGCCACAAGAGAAAAATATGCCAAAATGAGGACGAAATAA
- a CDS encoding UDP-N-acetylglucosamine 1-carboxyvinyltransferase encodes MEKFVIKGGQPLGGEITISGAKNAAVAIIPATILAKGRCVIENVPDISDVEILLEILTHLGAKTRRINRDTLEIDTSAVDCNEVPYEFARAMRASYYFLGALLGHCNVANVSMPGGCNFGVRPIDQHLKGFTALGAEVTVDSGMICAKANRLLGAHIHFDVVSVGATINVMMAAVKAHGVTIMENSAKEPHIVDLANFLNSMGADIRGAGTDVIKVHGVDVLRPSTYSIIPDQIEAGTYMVLAAATGSDLLIKNVIPKHLESVTDKLEAAGAIVEELDDAVHVTGQATINKVNVKTLPHPGFPTDMQPQITAMLCRAGGTSIITEGVWEGGRFKYIDELKRMGANISVDGKMAVIEGVTRLTGAPVKATDLRAGAALIIAALAAEGVTEIEDIEHIERGYEKIVEKLVHIGADIKKQITPDSDMIRPAQ; translated from the coding sequence TTGGAAAAGTTTGTTATAAAAGGCGGTCAACCCCTTGGTGGAGAGATTACGATCAGCGGTGCAAAAAATGCCGCCGTTGCCATTATTCCGGCGACAATTCTGGCAAAGGGCCGTTGCGTGATCGAAAATGTTCCCGACATCAGCGATGTCGAAATTTTACTCGAAATTCTAACGCATCTCGGCGCAAAAACCCGCCGGATCAATCGCGATACCCTCGAAATAGATACTTCTGCCGTGGACTGCAACGAGGTTCCCTATGAGTTTGCAAGGGCTATGCGGGCGTCCTATTATTTCCTCGGCGCACTGCTCGGGCACTGCAACGTGGCGAATGTCTCGATGCCGGGCGGCTGCAACTTCGGCGTGCGACCCATCGACCAGCATCTCAAGGGATTTACCGCGCTGGGAGCCGAGGTGACCGTTGACAGCGGCATGATCTGCGCCAAGGCCAACCGCCTGTTGGGCGCGCACATACACTTTGACGTAGTCAGCGTTGGGGCGACCATCAACGTTATGATGGCCGCGGTAAAGGCACACGGTGTCACCATTATGGAAAATTCTGCCAAAGAACCACATATCGTTGACTTGGCCAACTTTTTAAACTCGATGGGTGCCGACATCCGCGGCGCAGGCACCGATGTGATCAAGGTTCATGGGGTGGATGTGCTCCGTCCCAGCACCTATTCCATAATTCCCGACCAGATTGAGGCGGGCACCTACATGGTGCTGGCGGCGGCGACGGGGTCAGACCTACTCATTAAAAACGTCATCCCCAAGCATCTGGAGTCAGTCACCGACAAGCTGGAGGCGGCAGGTGCCATCGTCGAAGAGCTTGACGACGCGGTTCACGTGACGGGACAGGCCACTATCAACAAGGTCAATGTCAAAACGCTGCCGCACCCCGGTTTTCCGACCGATATGCAGCCGCAGATCACCGCCATGCTTTGCCGTGCCGGCGGCACGAGCATCATCACCGAGGGCGTGTGGGAAGGCGGCCGGTTCAAGTATATCGACGAATTAAAGCGCATGGGCGCAAATATCTCGGTCGACGGCAAAATGGCGGTTATCGAAGGGGTCACGCGGCTGACCGGTGCGCCGGTCAAGGCGACCGATCTTCGCGCCGGGGCTGCGCTGATCATCGCGGCACTCGCCGCCGAGGGCGTCACCGAAATTGAGGATATCGAGCATATCGAACGCGGCTACGAAAAGATTGTTGAAAAGCTCGTGCATATCGGCGCGGATATCAAAAAGCAGATCACGCCCGATTCGGATATGATCAGACCCGCGCAATAG
- a CDS encoding MBL fold metallo-hydrolase, giving the protein MAKFCVLASSSAGNSTYISCAQGAVLVDAGISCRRIVNAIAQTGESASELKAVLITHEHTDHIKGLLNLIKKTGAAVYATGPVLDYIAARNHVPAGATLVEVTSCPFEAAGMQIRAFATPHDSAASVGYRLTLPNEQTVAVATDLGVITDEVMQGVRGCRTVLLEANYDPQLLRMGPYPYFLKKRIASNNGHLDNSSSAAFAAALVESGTAQLFLGHLSRENNNPALAEQTVAAALAEAGAQRGLDFELEVAPYDELSRLVRF; this is encoded by the coding sequence TTGGCGAAATTCTGCGTGCTGGCCTCGTCGAGCGCGGGTAACAGCACCTATATTTCCTGCGCGCAGGGCGCCGTGCTTGTCGACGCGGGCATCAGCTGCCGCAGAATTGTCAACGCCATCGCCCAAACAGGCGAGTCGGCGTCAGAGCTTAAAGCGGTGTTGATCACCCACGAGCACACCGACCATATCAAAGGACTGTTAAACCTTATCAAGAAAACCGGTGCGGCGGTGTACGCCACCGGCCCGGTGCTCGACTACATAGCGGCGCGCAATCATGTGCCGGCCGGTGCAACGCTTGTCGAAGTGACCAGCTGCCCATTTGAAGCGGCGGGCATGCAGATTCGGGCGTTTGCCACCCCCCACGATAGCGCCGCCAGCGTCGGCTACCGCCTGACGCTGCCCAATGAGCAGACCGTTGCGGTCGCCACCGACTTAGGGGTCATCACCGATGAGGTTATGCAAGGGGTTCGGGGCTGCCGCACCGTGTTGCTGGAGGCCAACTACGATCCGCAGCTGTTGCGAATGGGGCCGTACCCTTATTTTTTAAAGAAGCGTATCGCCTCGAACAATGGGCATTTGGATAACAGCAGCTCGGCGGCGTTTGCCGCGGCGTTGGTGGAATCCGGTACGGCGCAACTCTTTTTAGGGCATCTCTCTCGCGAGAACAACAACCCTGCGCTGGCTGAGCAGACGGTGGCGGCAGCTTTGGCTGAGGCTGGCGCACAGCGCGGCCTCGATTTTGAGCTGGAGGTTGCGCCCTACGATGAACTATCCAGATTGGTGAGATTCTAA
- the rlmH gene encoding 23S rRNA (pseudouridine(1915)-N(3))-methyltransferase RlmH, giving the protein MRNIRLITVGKLKEKYLSQGCAEYLKRLSAFARVQVIELDEVRLPERPSQAQIDAALALEGEKILDKARGSALIALCIEGELFSSEQLAAKLDALEVQGNSAISLAIGSSFGLDDAVKKTAVVRLSFSRMTFPHQLIRLILCEQLYRACSISAGGKYHK; this is encoded by the coding sequence ATGCGAAATATCCGATTAATCACGGTGGGCAAGCTCAAGGAGAAATATCTTTCTCAGGGTTGCGCCGAATATTTAAAGCGCTTGTCGGCCTTCGCGCGGGTTCAGGTGATTGAGCTGGACGAGGTACGCTTGCCCGAGAGGCCCTCTCAGGCGCAGATTGATGCAGCGCTGGCCTTGGAAGGCGAAAAGATTCTGGACAAAGCCCGCGGCAGTGCGCTCATCGCGCTGTGTATTGAGGGCGAGCTATTCTCTTCCGAGCAGTTGGCCGCAAAGCTCGACGCGCTTGAGGTTCAGGGCAACAGTGCCATTTCGCTGGCCATCGGCAGCTCGTTTGGGCTGGATGACGCAGTCAAAAAAACGGCGGTGGTGCGGCTGTCGTTCTCGCGCATGACCTTCCCCCACCAGCTTATACGCCTGATACTCTGCGAACAGCTTTATCGCGCCTGTTCCATTTCGGCGGGTGGAAAGTATCATAAATAG
- a CDS encoding MBL fold metallo-hydrolase, with the protein MARTENTLKTKPMDARAFANRSDTAVTWLGGAGFLVNCRGVIILIDPVLSLSPDKEGCSEAGLKLKIALPILAQQISHVDYVLYTHSDIDHLGPITANALAEKGAKFFGTYRVYHALTQLGVNPKQAFVCREDEPVQLGGIAVDVTPADHPWQLKDLKREGRPFRAGECCGYILNTPDGRLFFPGDTRLMEAHLRIKNIDLLALDVSMCEYHLNHTSAAVLANNLPEAWLFPLHYGTYDSPQPAHQGDPRDVFKNVTDGDRRGLLLPPGEPFVLKKLEVLMP; encoded by the coding sequence ATGGCCAGAACAGAAAACACATTAAAGACAAAACCGATGGATGCGCGCGCCTTTGCAAATAGAAGTGATACAGCGGTGACATGGCTGGGCGGCGCGGGTTTTTTGGTCAACTGCCGCGGGGTCATTATCCTTATTGACCCGGTGCTTTCGCTTTCGCCTGATAAAGAGGGGTGCAGCGAGGCGGGGCTGAAGCTTAAAATCGCGCTGCCGATTCTGGCGCAGCAGATCTCGCACGTCGACTATGTGCTGTACACCCACTCGGACATCGACCACCTCGGTCCGATAACGGCGAATGCACTGGCCGAAAAGGGCGCGAAGTTTTTTGGCACCTACCGCGTTTACCACGCGTTGACCCAGCTTGGCGTCAACCCAAAGCAGGCGTTTGTCTGCCGCGAGGATGAGCCGGTGCAGCTCGGCGGCATCGCGGTTGATGTCACGCCCGCAGACCACCCGTGGCAGCTTAAAGATTTAAAGCGCGAGGGCAGACCGTTTCGCGCTGGGGAATGCTGCGGCTACATCCTCAATACGCCGGACGGTCGGCTGTTTTTTCCGGGCGACACCCGCCTGATGGAAGCACATCTGCGCATCAAAAATATTGACTTGCTCGCATTGGACGTCTCGATGTGTGAATACCACCTCAACCATACGTCGGCGGCGGTTCTGGCGAATAATCTGCCCGAGGCGTGGTTGTTCCCACTGCATTACGGTACCTACGATTCGCCGCAGCCCGCGCACCAGGGCGATCCGCGTGACGTGTTTAAAAATGTGACCGACGGCGACCGGCGCGGATTGCTGTTGCCGCCCGGCGAGCCGTTTGTGCTCAAAAAACTTGAGGTTTTAATGCCGTAG
- a CDS encoding Tex family protein encodes MLNLIQQLAQELSLRESQVESAVKLLDEGNTVPFIARYRKEATGSLDDGQLRDLEDRLNYLRNLDKRREEIRSNIEGQGALTDELAAAIAGAKTLAALEDLYLPYKKKRRTRALMAKEKGLEPLALKFFEQTGAALPDVLAAPFVEPEKGVETVEDAIAGAKDIIAEMVSDDAAVRGALRAFLQRTACLRSVSDDEQAAQGVYAMYCDFSEPVNKVAGYRVLAIDRGEREDVLKVSIECDMEAALQTLERVVVKKGFSPSIHVVKEACADALTRLIFPSLERELRSTLTENAAEQAIKVFALNLKPLLMQPPVKGRVTLGLDPAYRTGCKIAVVDATGRVLDTTVVYPTPPQSKVDEAAAKLKALIKKHNVSIISIGNGTASKESEIFVADLIKTLDTPVSYMVVSEAGASVYSASKLAAEEFPQYDVSLRSAVSIARRLQDPLAELVKIDPKAIGVGQYQHDMPKNRLDQTLGGVVEDCVNSVGVDVNTASFSLLAYIAGVGPALAKNIVAYREENGHFTSRKALMSVPKLGKKAFEQAAGFMRVAESENPLDNTAVHPESYTAAQKLLKACGFNEADLRAGRLQTLPERVAEKDESALAAELGVGVPTLRDMVTELLKPGRDPRDELPPPMLRSDLLELSDLKPDMVLDGTVRNVVDFGAFVDIGVHQDGLVHISRICDRFLKHPSEAVRVGDVVKVKVLEVDARRKRISLTMRDI; translated from the coding sequence ATTTTGAATCTGATACAGCAACTGGCGCAGGAATTGTCACTGCGCGAAAGTCAGGTGGAAAGTGCGGTTAAGCTGCTCGACGAGGGCAACACCGTGCCGTTCATCGCCCGTTACCGCAAGGAGGCGACCGGTTCGCTCGACGACGGCCAGCTGCGCGACCTTGAAGATCGTCTCAACTATCTTCGCAATCTGGACAAACGCCGCGAGGAAATCCGATCGAATATCGAGGGGCAGGGTGCCTTAACCGACGAACTGGCGGCCGCTATCGCCGGCGCCAAAACGCTGGCGGCGCTTGAAGATCTTTACCTGCCCTACAAGAAAAAGCGCCGTACCCGCGCGCTGATGGCTAAGGAAAAGGGCTTGGAGCCGCTGGCGCTTAAATTCTTTGAACAGACCGGCGCAGCGCTGCCCGACGTGCTTGCTGCGCCGTTTGTTGAACCTGAAAAAGGGGTGGAAACGGTCGAGGACGCTATTGCGGGCGCGAAAGACATCATCGCCGAAATGGTCTCGGATGATGCGGCGGTGCGCGGCGCTCTACGCGCATTTTTGCAGCGAACGGCATGTTTGCGTTCGGTGTCGGACGACGAGCAGGCGGCGCAGGGCGTCTACGCCATGTACTGCGATTTTTCCGAGCCGGTGAACAAAGTGGCGGGCTACCGCGTGCTGGCGATTGACCGCGGGGAGCGCGAGGATGTACTCAAAGTTTCGATTGAGTGCGACATGGAAGCCGCGCTGCAAACGCTGGAGCGCGTGGTGGTCAAAAAAGGCTTTTCGCCGTCGATTCATGTGGTGAAAGAAGCCTGCGCCGATGCGCTGACCCGTTTGATTTTCCCATCATTGGAGCGCGAACTGCGTAGCACACTGACCGAAAATGCCGCCGAACAGGCGATAAAGGTATTTGCGCTAAACTTAAAGCCGCTTTTAATGCAGCCGCCCGTCAAGGGCCGGGTGACGCTGGGGCTTGACCCCGCGTACCGCACTGGCTGCAAAATTGCGGTGGTCGATGCCACCGGCCGAGTGCTTGATACCACTGTGGTCTATCCGACGCCGCCCCAGAGCAAGGTTGACGAAGCTGCCGCGAAGCTCAAGGCGCTAATCAAAAAGCATAACGTCAGCATTATTTCTATCGGCAACGGCACCGCCTCGAAGGAGTCGGAAATCTTTGTCGCCGACCTCATCAAAACGCTGGACACGCCGGTGTCCTACATGGTGGTCAGCGAGGCGGGCGCGAGTGTCTATTCGGCCTCAAAACTTGCCGCTGAGGAATTTCCGCAGTACGACGTGTCGCTGCGCTCGGCAGTATCGATTGCCCGCAGGTTGCAAGACCCGCTGGCCGAGCTGGTCAAGATTGACCCCAAGGCCATCGGCGTGGGGCAGTACCAGCACGATATGCCCAAAAATCGGCTGGATCAGACACTGGGCGGCGTGGTCGAGGACTGCGTCAACTCGGTGGGTGTGGATGTCAACACCGCATCGTTTTCGCTTTTGGCGTACATTGCGGGCGTCGGCCCGGCGTTGGCGAAGAATATTGTGGCCTACCGCGAGGAGAACGGACATTTCACCTCCCGCAAGGCGCTGATGTCGGTGCCAAAGCTCGGCAAAAAGGCATTTGAACAGGCGGCGGGCTTCATGCGCGTCGCCGAGAGCGAGAACCCACTGGACAATACGGCGGTACATCCCGAGAGCTATACCGCGGCGCAAAAGCTGCTCAAAGCTTGCGGCTTTAACGAGGCGGATTTACGCGCCGGACGCCTTCAAACGTTGCCTGAGCGCGTGGCAGAAAAGGATGAATCAGCGCTGGCGGCAGAGCTTGGCGTCGGCGTTCCCACGCTACGCGACATGGTCACAGAGCTGTTAAAGCCCGGGCGAGACCCGCGTGACGAGCTGCCGCCGCCAATGCTGCGCTCTGATCTGCTGGAGCTCTCAGACCTCAAGCCCGACATGGTTTTGGACGGCACGGTGCGCAACGTGGTCGATTTCGGCGCGTTTGTTGACATCGGCGTGCATCAGGACGGGCTGGTGCATATCTCTCGCATTTGCGACCGGTTCTTAAAGCACCCGAGCGAGGCGGTTCGGGTGGGCGACGTAGTGAAGGTGAAGGTGCTGGAAGTGGACGCCCGCCGCAAGCGGATTTCACTGACCATGCGGGACATCTAA